One genomic window of Luteitalea pratensis includes the following:
- a CDS encoding efflux RND transporter periplasmic adaptor subunit has product MTVAYTRWRRRLALCALAASAACSRAPQQEPPTPAAPRDAVVLSRSSQQLAGIEVEVAKAEPVAAALEAVGTVALDDTRTARVGALVEGVVDATRVNVGDRVRAGALLAGLHSHAVHDGWGDYRKAVADRRRVEQELAFASETVARTERLLADKAASVLEVERARSMRAGAVEQLAVANAEVQRARESLEHLGIPTGSTTEGRPAEIIPVRTPQGGVVLEKLVTTGTAVTPGTPLFVVSDTSSLWVLAEIDEAALAQVKIGAPVQMMVSAYPTERFPAAVTQISDTINPASRRVVVRCQVGNSDGRLKPGMFARVQLEGAAAAPTIHLPVDAVQDIGERRIVFVPSADGRYVARDVETGAERAGRVEIRRGVAVGDRVVVRGAFLLKSQLLASPEGES; this is encoded by the coding sequence ATGACTGTCGCCTACACCCGCTGGCGACGGCGCCTCGCCCTGTGCGCACTGGCCGCAAGCGCGGCGTGCTCGCGCGCGCCACAGCAAGAGCCGCCGACGCCAGCGGCGCCACGCGACGCGGTCGTGCTGTCCAGGTCTTCACAGCAACTCGCCGGTATCGAGGTGGAGGTCGCGAAGGCAGAACCCGTGGCCGCCGCGCTCGAGGCCGTCGGCACCGTCGCACTCGACGACACGCGCACCGCGCGCGTGGGCGCGCTGGTGGAGGGCGTCGTGGACGCCACGCGCGTCAATGTCGGCGACCGCGTTCGCGCGGGGGCGCTGCTGGCCGGGCTCCACAGCCACGCGGTGCACGACGGCTGGGGCGACTACCGGAAGGCCGTCGCCGATCGCCGGCGCGTCGAACAGGAACTCGCCTTCGCCTCCGAGACTGTCGCGCGAACCGAACGACTCCTCGCCGACAAGGCGGCATCGGTGCTCGAAGTCGAACGTGCCCGCTCGATGAGGGCCGGTGCCGTGGAGCAACTCGCTGTCGCCAACGCCGAGGTGCAACGCGCCCGCGAGTCGCTGGAGCACCTCGGCATCCCCACCGGATCGACGACCGAGGGCCGTCCTGCCGAGATCATTCCGGTTCGGACGCCGCAGGGCGGCGTCGTGCTCGAGAAGCTGGTCACGACCGGCACCGCCGTGACCCCTGGGACACCGCTTTTCGTCGTCAGCGACACGTCATCGTTGTGGGTGCTGGCCGAGATCGACGAGGCGGCGCTTGCGCAGGTGAAGATCGGGGCGCCGGTCCAGATGATGGTGTCGGCATACCCGACCGAGCGCTTCCCGGCGGCAGTCACGCAGATCTCCGACACCATCAACCCGGCCAGTCGGCGCGTGGTCGTCCGGTGCCAGGTGGGCAACAGCGACGGCCGCCTGAAGCCCGGGATGTTTGCGCGCGTCCAGCTCGAGGGCGCGGCGGCGGCGCCGACGATCCATCTGCCGGTGGATGCCGTGCAGGACATCGGCGAACGACGCATCGTGTTCGTCCCGTCCGCAGATGGCCGGTACGTGGCCCGTGATGTCGAGACGGGCGCGGAGCGCGCCGGCCGGGTCGAGATCCGCCGCGGCGTGGCGGTGGGGGATCGGGTGGTAGTCCGGGGCGCATTCCTGCTCAAGTCCCAGCTGCTGGCCTCCCCGGAAGGCGAATCGTGA
- a CDS encoding TolC family protein: protein MVSLMAPAVLGASLCLPVAAVAQVVPATPTAAPDAASPALPPLPLDAALALARRHAPAIRAATTRATAEAGVADASRAWRSPTVDLSVENLGPQDLDHDGFVWFTQPLDIGARRSTRIAAARSSRDFLARQVDAERRVVDLDLVDTYLGVVRARQASELLAAHERALDEVVRLVERRVGEGVAAEGDLRKLEAERGRTRIARVRLELDQHQHALKLGFLTGLTDGSIGERVRMPPAPPVVVADIEAAVERRADVLAAAARVDERRTAAAAERALGSTAIAAMGGYKRTAGFNTGTAGVSIDLPIGLRNAPARLRAEADIEAATLGLEQARALARLDIEQALLAARVLTTQAARVTDDLVTPAEIAQRAARAAFREGTGDALAVVDADRVHLDTRREALALQLDAAAASIRARLALGEDPVP from the coding sequence ATGGTCTCCCTCATGGCACCCGCCGTGCTGGGCGCGAGCCTGTGCCTGCCGGTTGCGGCAGTCGCACAGGTGGTGCCTGCCACGCCGACGGCCGCACCCGACGCCGCCAGCCCGGCCCTCCCGCCGCTGCCCCTGGATGCTGCGCTGGCGTTGGCCCGACGACATGCGCCGGCGATCCGTGCCGCAACGACACGGGCGACGGCCGAAGCGGGCGTGGCCGATGCGTCGCGCGCCTGGCGGAGTCCGACCGTGGATCTCTCGGTGGAGAACCTCGGGCCCCAGGATCTGGACCATGACGGGTTCGTGTGGTTCACGCAGCCTCTCGACATCGGTGCGCGACGCTCGACGCGCATCGCGGCCGCACGGTCGTCGCGTGACTTCCTCGCCAGGCAGGTCGATGCCGAGCGCCGTGTCGTCGATCTCGACCTCGTCGACACGTACCTCGGTGTCGTCCGGGCGCGCCAGGCCTCCGAGCTCCTGGCGGCACACGAGCGCGCCCTCGACGAAGTCGTGCGCCTGGTCGAACGGCGCGTCGGCGAAGGCGTGGCCGCCGAGGGCGACTTGCGCAAGCTGGAGGCCGAACGCGGCCGGACGCGGATCGCGCGCGTGCGGCTCGAACTGGACCAACACCAGCACGCGCTGAAGCTCGGTTTCCTGACCGGACTGACCGATGGCTCGATCGGAGAGCGCGTACGGATGCCTCCGGCGCCGCCCGTGGTGGTCGCCGACATCGAGGCGGCAGTCGAGCGGCGCGCCGACGTCCTCGCCGCAGCCGCGCGCGTGGACGAGCGGCGCACCGCTGCGGCTGCGGAACGTGCGCTCGGGTCCACCGCGATCGCGGCCATGGGCGGCTACAAGCGCACGGCCGGCTTCAACACCGGCACCGCGGGTGTATCGATCGACCTGCCGATCGGCCTTCGCAACGCGCCAGCCCGCCTCCGCGCCGAAGCCGACATCGAGGCGGCAACCCTGGGTCTCGAGCAGGCACGCGCGCTGGCACGCCTCGACATCGAGCAGGCGCTGCTCGCAGCCCGCGTGCTGACGACGCAGGCCGCACGGGTCACCGACGATCTCGTGACGCCAGCCGAGATCGCACAGCGAGCGGCGCGGGCGGCATTTCGCGAGGGCACGGGTGACGCCCTGGCCGTGGTCGATGCCGACCGCGTGCACCTGGACACGCGGCGTGAGGCACTCGCGCTGCAACTCGACGCAGCGGCTGCGAGCATTCGCGCGCGCCTCGCGCTCGGAGAGGATCCCGTTCCATGA
- a CDS encoding O-antigen ligase family protein: MRPLFGAAWLAMLPLAVWPGLERPFSLPKLIWLVIATIALLPLRSVRGSASAGWLAATWMLGFVVASLAAPLPSLEALALGLAAPLFALALTRTSEAPVTLLAGQVVGATTSAAVALAQWAGADPFVVAGWQPPIDGASVRMRVYGTLGNPNFVGVLMAMTLPLTIAVLASTTSAGRRRSAWAALALQAGALIATGSRGAVLGLAAAVAVYAALRWSRRVRIGLAAVALFAGLAIVISPARPIDTTAAGRLHLWRIVLPRVRQAPLVGQGPGAVTLRFPEWQRSAAREGVRDRRFAGLTDHVHNDYLETLVERGLLGLASLLAPLVVLAVLTVRMPRPIAPVHAGAIAAVAAGAACALVDFPLARPTELAWWWVAIAIGLQTTSNAGSSIAPHASRLHDA; encoded by the coding sequence ATGCGTCCACTGTTCGGAGCCGCGTGGCTGGCGATGCTGCCGCTGGCCGTGTGGCCCGGGCTCGAACGCCCCTTCTCGCTCCCGAAGCTGATCTGGCTGGTGATCGCCACGATCGCATTGCTTCCACTGCGGTCGGTGCGCGGATCGGCATCGGCGGGCTGGCTGGCGGCCACGTGGATGCTCGGCTTCGTCGTCGCAAGCCTGGCGGCCCCACTGCCGTCGCTCGAGGCGCTGGCGCTGGGCTTGGCGGCGCCGCTGTTCGCGCTGGCCCTGACGCGGACCAGCGAGGCTCCCGTGACGCTGCTCGCCGGCCAGGTCGTGGGAGCCACGACGAGCGCCGCCGTGGCACTGGCGCAATGGGCAGGCGCCGATCCGTTCGTGGTCGCCGGCTGGCAGCCGCCCATCGACGGCGCGAGCGTCCGGATGCGCGTCTACGGCACCCTCGGCAATCCGAACTTCGTCGGCGTCCTGATGGCGATGACGCTGCCGCTGACGATCGCGGTGCTGGCGAGCACGACCTCGGCCGGTCGCCGCCGCAGTGCCTGGGCAGCGTTGGCGTTGCAGGCGGGCGCCCTGATCGCCACGGGATCGCGCGGCGCGGTGCTGGGGTTGGCCGCTGCCGTCGCGGTGTACGCCGCCCTCCGCTGGTCGCGTCGCGTACGCATCGGCCTGGCTGCCGTCGCCCTCTTTGCCGGCCTGGCGATCGTCATCTCGCCGGCGCGTCCGATCGACACGACCGCGGCCGGCCGGCTGCACCTGTGGCGCATCGTGTTGCCACGCGTGCGACAGGCCCCGTTGGTGGGGCAGGGGCCTGGTGCCGTGACGCTTCGCTTCCCGGAGTGGCAGCGCAGTGCCGCCCGCGAAGGCGTGCGCGACCGGCGGTTCGCCGGCCTGACCGACCACGTGCACAACGACTACCTGGAGACCCTGGTGGAGCGCGGGCTCCTCGGCCTGGCGTCCCTGCTGGCGCCACTCGTGGTTTTGGCGGTGCTGACCGTCAGGATGCCGCGACCCATCGCGCCGGTGCACGCCGGCGCCATCGCCGCGGTGGCCGCGGGCGCCGCGTGCGCGCTCGTCGACTTCCCGCTCGCGCGCCCGACCGAACTGGCATGGTGGTGGGTGGCGATCGCGATCGGGCTGCAGACGACGTCGAATGCCGGGTCCTCGATCGCACCGCACGCGTCACGTTTGCACGACGCCTGA
- a CDS encoding helix-turn-helix domain-containing protein, with product MSVLPRVPIVLSEYQREQLIRWVSAPGTPARVVRRSRIILQLASGYSVHRASQVLSISEPTIRLWRDRFRFGGLDALTTDAPRPGRPRRARGEASTKVSECLAAMPQGTHLSVRALARETGLGRHLVQQILIDMELLPRAVRSRPSPSATPASAPRSDHS from the coding sequence GTGTCCGTTTTACCGAGAGTGCCCATCGTCCTGAGTGAGTACCAGCGCGAGCAGTTGATTCGCTGGGTGTCCGCGCCCGGGACGCCCGCACGCGTCGTCCGACGCAGCCGGATCATCCTGCAGCTCGCGTCCGGGTACTCGGTGCATCGCGCATCGCAAGTGCTGTCGATCAGTGAGCCGACGATCAGGTTGTGGCGTGACCGGTTCCGGTTCGGCGGCCTCGACGCCCTCACCACGGACGCGCCGCGTCCAGGTCGTCCTCGGCGGGCCCGCGGCGAGGCCAGCACGAAGGTGAGCGAATGCCTGGCCGCCATGCCGCAGGGGACCCATCTCAGCGTCCGGGCGCTGGCTCGTGAGACCGGCCTCGGCAGACACCTGGTGCAACAGATCCTGATCGACATGGAACTGCTGCCCAGGGCCGTTCGCTCGAGACCGTCCCCGTCCGCCACGCCTGCGTCCGCCCCGCGGTCCGATCACTCCTGA
- a CDS encoding SRPBCC family protein: protein MHTYAQARPSHERLAAGLGWFSLALGTAELAAPRAMARLIGIPDDPRLVNVVRAFGARELASGLGLLAQPDHAEWAWSRVGGDAVDLAFLGSAANEDSANRQRVALAAAAVAAVIALDVICARGLQEERAGRRAAGGHIEDEVSIERAITVTRPIEEVFAFWRGYANLPRFMRHLTSVETLGENRTRWTATGPAGVAVSWDAETTVERENEWIAWRSLENADVCHHGSVRFRQAPGQRGTEVHVHLQYRPPAGRLGRGIAWLFGEEPGQQIKEDLRRFKQLLETGEIPLAAAGGVSPELVGAGARRDGGDA from the coding sequence ATGCACACGTACGCGCAGGCGCGCCCTTCGCACGAGCGACTGGCCGCCGGCCTCGGTTGGTTCAGCCTGGCCCTCGGCACCGCGGAACTCGCCGCCCCTCGGGCGATGGCGCGGCTCATCGGCATTCCTGACGACCCTCGCCTGGTGAACGTCGTGCGGGCCTTCGGGGCCCGCGAGCTCGCCAGCGGGCTCGGCCTGCTGGCGCAGCCCGATCACGCGGAGTGGGCATGGTCACGCGTTGGCGGCGACGCCGTCGACCTCGCCTTCCTCGGATCGGCCGCCAACGAGGACTCGGCGAACCGCCAGCGGGTGGCCCTTGCCGCCGCGGCCGTCGCCGCCGTCATCGCCCTCGATGTCATCTGCGCGCGCGGCTTGCAGGAGGAGCGCGCCGGGCGCCGCGCCGCCGGCGGGCACATCGAGGACGAGGTCAGCATCGAGCGGGCGATCACCGTCACGCGGCCGATCGAGGAGGTGTTTGCCTTCTGGCGGGGCTACGCGAACCTGCCGCGATTCATGCGTCACCTGACGTCGGTCGAGACACTCGGCGAGAACCGCACGCGCTGGACCGCAACCGGCCCGGCGGGAGTGGCGGTGTCATGGGACGCCGAGACGACAGTCGAGCGCGAAAACGAATGGATCGCCTGGCGCTCGCTCGAGAACGCCGACGTCTGCCATCACGGCTCGGTGCGTTTCCGGCAGGCGCCTGGGCAACGAGGCACCGAGGTGCACGTGCACCTGCAGTATCGGCCGCCGGCCGGCCGGCTCGGCCGTGGCATTGCGTGGCTGTTCGGAGAGGAGCCGGGGCAGCAGATCAAGGAGGATCTGCGCCGGTTCAAGCAACTGCTCGAGACGGGGGAAATACCACTTGCCGCAGCGGGAGGCGTCTCACCCGAGCTGGTCGGAGCGGGCGCGCGCCGCGACGGAGGTGACGCATGA
- a CDS encoding zinc-dependent alcohol dehydrogenase, translated as MRAACWHGRQDIHVDRVPDPTILNPRDAIIRITRTAICGSDLHLYNGFIPSMKKGDIVGHEFMGEVVETGASVSNLRKGDRVVVPFPIACGHCEPCSRELYSLCENSNPNAWMGEQMFGYTPCGIFGYSHIMGGYPGGQAEYARVPFADVGPLKVPDQLSDEQVLFLSDIFPTGFMAAEACGIRHGDVVAVWGCGPVGQFAIKSAYMLGAAKVIAIDRFPYRLRIAASQGGAETINYEQVSVSEALREMTAGRGPDHCIDAVGLEGHAPGLKGAYDKAKTLMMLESDRPVALREAIMNCRSGGTISVAGVYGGFIDKFPMGAVVNRALTIRSGQTHVHRYMRPLLERIRSGEIDPSFIITHRLSLDDVSEGYSTFSLKEDECLKVVMTP; from the coding sequence ATGAGAGCCGCCTGCTGGCACGGACGCCAGGACATCCACGTCGACCGGGTTCCGGATCCCACGATCCTGAACCCGCGCGACGCGATCATCCGCATCACGCGGACAGCGATTTGCGGATCCGACCTCCACCTCTACAACGGCTTCATTCCATCGATGAAGAAGGGCGACATCGTCGGCCACGAGTTCATGGGGGAAGTCGTCGAGACCGGCGCGAGCGTGTCGAACCTGCGCAAGGGCGACCGCGTGGTCGTGCCGTTTCCCATCGCCTGCGGCCATTGCGAGCCGTGCAGCCGCGAGCTGTATTCGCTCTGCGAGAACTCCAACCCGAACGCGTGGATGGGCGAGCAGATGTTTGGCTACACACCCTGCGGCATCTTCGGGTACTCACACATCATGGGCGGATATCCGGGCGGACAGGCCGAGTACGCGCGGGTGCCATTTGCCGACGTCGGCCCGCTCAAGGTGCCTGACCAACTCAGCGACGAGCAGGTGCTGTTCCTCTCCGACATCTTCCCCACGGGCTTCATGGCCGCGGAGGCCTGCGGCATCCGTCACGGCGACGTCGTCGCGGTCTGGGGCTGTGGCCCGGTCGGGCAGTTCGCCATCAAGAGTGCGTACATGCTCGGCGCGGCGAAGGTGATCGCGATCGATCGATTTCCCTATCGCCTCCGGATCGCCGCGTCACAAGGGGGCGCCGAGACGATCAATTACGAGCAGGTCTCGGTGTCGGAGGCGCTGCGGGAGATGACCGCGGGACGCGGACCCGACCACTGTATCGACGCTGTCGGTCTCGAAGGGCACGCCCCTGGACTCAAGGGCGCCTACGACAAGGCCAAGACGCTCATGATGCTCGAGAGCGACCGGCCGGTGGCGCTCCGGGAGGCCATCATGAACTGCCGCAGCGGCGGCACCATCTCGGTCGCGGGCGTCTACGGCGGATTCATCGACAAGTTCCCCATGGGCGCGGTCGTGAACCGGGCCCTCACCATCAGGTCCGGCCAGACTCACGTGCATCGCTACATGCGCCCATTGCTCGAACGCATCAGGTCCGGGGAGATCGATCCCTCGTTCATCATCACGCATCGTCTGTCGCTCGACGACGTGTCCGAGGGGTACAGCACGTTCTCGCTCAAGGAAGACGAGTGCCTGAAGGTGGTGATGACACCCTGA
- a CDS encoding cupin domain-containing protein — MRHTSVAVALGLGIAIGAAGATVARGVDDDVMGSRAVDWKDMTVRPTKVGESRQVFQNRTATLDELELHITTLQPGQTPHPPHQHPDEEVLIVREGTVETFLGDRTQVVGPGSVIFQAANQLHSIRNVGTVPATYHVIKWNSPGMKPKK, encoded by the coding sequence ATGCGGCACACATCTGTGGCAGTGGCTCTGGGACTCGGCATCGCCATCGGGGCTGCGGGTGCGACGGTGGCGCGCGGCGTCGACGACGACGTGATGGGTTCGCGGGCGGTGGACTGGAAGGACATGACCGTGCGGCCGACGAAGGTCGGCGAGTCCCGCCAGGTCTTCCAGAACCGGACCGCCACCCTCGACGAGCTCGAACTGCACATCACGACGCTGCAACCCGGACAGACACCGCACCCGCCGCACCAGCATCCGGACGAGGAAGTGCTGATCGTTCGCGAAGGTACGGTCGAGACCTTCCTTGGTGACCGCACGCAGGTGGTCGGGCCGGGCTCGGTCATTTTCCAGGCCGCCAACCAGTTGCACTCCATCCGCAATGTCGGGACCGTGCCCGCCACCTACCACGTGATCAAGTGGAATTCGCCAGGCATGAAGCCGAAGAAGTAA
- a CDS encoding Gfo/Idh/MocA family protein, which yields MSDTRTPQPSGLPRRDFVRSVSLAAAGFTIVPRHVLGKGQTAPSDLVNVAGIGVGGMGRSNMTALASQNIVALCDVDWSYASKGFDGIPQQVTAAEKRLAEASPAPTPEQRMRAQNQIASMKMLGEKVGKATRFVDYREMLEKQKDIDAVVIATPDHTHAMIATAAMSLGKHVYVQKPLAWSVEECRALAKKAADNPKIVTQMGNQGHSTDDARLVNEYIQSGTIGDVREVHIWTNRPYAYWPQGIPRPAPAKSSSEPQRWNLGGVMDILAAGMEATPHPMPDKLAWDLFLGPAPLIDYHPVYHPFNWRGWTDWGVGAIGDMGAHLIDHAYWSLELGYPTTIETLSTPYNRASYPAATTTYYDFPARGAKPGVKLTWYDGGLLPAKPDELGAEEVDKGGGVLYVGSKGKLIHETYGAKPRLLGAAANAPKPPQTFKRIPTSHEMNWIDTIRGRQEASSPFSYAARLTEVMVLGVVALNAGKKIQYDAANLKIVNAPEAEQYLHRQWRQGWSLS from the coding sequence ATGAGCGACACTCGTACCCCCCAACCATCGGGACTGCCGCGCCGTGACTTCGTACGCAGCGTCAGCCTCGCCGCGGCCGGCTTCACCATCGTCCCGCGCCACGTGCTCGGCAAGGGCCAGACCGCGCCGAGCGACCTGGTCAACGTCGCCGGCATCGGCGTCGGGGGCATGGGCAGATCGAACATGACCGCGCTTGCCAGTCAGAACATCGTCGCGTTGTGCGACGTGGACTGGAGCTACGCGTCGAAGGGTTTCGATGGCATTCCGCAGCAGGTCACGGCGGCGGAGAAGCGCCTGGCCGAAGCGAGTCCCGCGCCGACGCCGGAGCAGCGGATGCGTGCCCAGAACCAGATCGCCAGCATGAAGATGCTCGGCGAGAAGGTCGGCAAGGCGACGCGGTTCGTCGACTACCGCGAGATGCTCGAGAAGCAGAAGGACATCGACGCCGTGGTGATCGCGACGCCCGATCACACGCACGCGATGATTGCGACTGCGGCCATGAGCCTCGGCAAGCACGTGTACGTGCAGAAGCCGCTCGCGTGGTCGGTGGAGGAATGCCGCGCCCTCGCGAAGAAGGCCGCGGACAACCCCAAGATCGTCACGCAGATGGGCAACCAGGGCCACTCGACCGACGATGCGCGGCTGGTGAACGAGTACATCCAGTCGGGCACGATCGGCGACGTGCGAGAGGTGCACATCTGGACCAATCGCCCATACGCGTACTGGCCACAGGGGATCCCGAGACCGGCTCCTGCCAAGTCCTCGAGCGAGCCGCAGCGGTGGAACCTCGGCGGCGTGATGGACATTCTGGCCGCGGGGATGGAGGCGACACCGCATCCGATGCCCGACAAGCTGGCGTGGGATCTGTTCCTCGGCCCGGCGCCGCTCATCGACTATCACCCGGTGTATCACCCGTTCAACTGGCGCGGCTGGACGGACTGGGGCGTCGGCGCGATCGGCGACATGGGCGCCCACCTCATCGACCACGCGTACTGGTCGCTGGAGCTCGGTTATCCCACCACGATCGAGACGCTGTCCACGCCGTACAACCGCGCGAGCTACCCGGCGGCCACGACGACCTACTACGACTTCCCGGCGCGGGGAGCCAAGCCGGGCGTCAAGCTGACGTGGTACGACGGTGGACTGCTACCGGCCAAGCCCGATGAACTGGGCGCCGAGGAAGTGGACAAGGGCGGTGGCGTGCTCTACGTCGGCAGCAAGGGCAAGCTGATTCACGAGACATACGGCGCGAAGCCGCGCCTGCTCGGCGCTGCCGCCAACGCCCCGAAGCCGCCGCAGACGTTCAAGCGGATCCCGACGTCGCACGAAATGAACTGGATCGACACGATTCGCGGCCGCCAGGAGGCCTCCTCGCCGTTCTCCTACGCCGCCAGGTTGACCGAGGTGATGGTGCTCGGCGTCGTCGCGCTCAATGCCGGCAAGAAGATCCAGTACGACGCGGCGAACCTGAAGATCGTCAATGCTCCCGAGGCGGAACAGTACCTGCACCGGCAGTGGCGGCAGGGCTGGTCATTGTCGTAA
- a CDS encoding PepSY-associated TM helix domain-containing protein, with protein sequence MTLPLRRFVFWMHLVAGVSAGLVILVMSVTGVILAYEKQITRWADGVSGPPAAPGQARLPIDDLVARASAVNPGLTAGAITLRRQADAPVEITFGPKGTVFVHAYTGEVLGTGSARTRAFFRAVMGWHRWIALEDARRATGKAITGASNLIFLFIVLSGFYLWWPRAWTWTQFRQVLWFRRGLPSKARDFNWHHVIGYWSLVPLAVIVWSGAVIGYPWASDLTFRMAGEAPPPRAGQGGPARAGEPSARGPGERSAQGLAPGAARAPGERPAGSADRQPGESRTYLPLTTLLDRAAAQSTEWTILTARLPAPHDGVFQVTVDTGTGAQPQKKGTLQLDRATGETKKWEPFEAQSKGRQWRSWMRFAHTGEYYGLIGQTIACLVTAGSVVLAYTGLALTWRRLRAWRARKPAATRKAA encoded by the coding sequence ATGACCTTGCCACTGCGTCGATTCGTGTTCTGGATGCACCTTGTTGCCGGCGTCTCGGCCGGCCTCGTGATCCTGGTCATGTCGGTCACCGGCGTGATCCTCGCCTACGAGAAGCAGATCACCCGTTGGGCCGATGGCGTGTCGGGGCCGCCGGCAGCGCCAGGGCAGGCACGCCTGCCCATTGACGACCTGGTTGCTCGCGCCAGTGCCGTCAATCCCGGCCTGACCGCGGGCGCGATCACGCTGCGCCGCCAGGCCGATGCTCCGGTCGAGATCACCTTCGGCCCGAAGGGCACGGTCTTCGTGCATGCGTACACGGGCGAGGTCCTCGGGACCGGGTCGGCGCGCACGCGCGCCTTCTTCCGGGCGGTGATGGGATGGCACCGCTGGATCGCGCTCGAGGATGCGAGGCGCGCCACCGGCAAGGCGATCACCGGCGCCAGCAACCTCATCTTCCTGTTCATCGTCCTGAGCGGCTTCTATCTCTGGTGGCCGCGCGCGTGGACGTGGACGCAGTTCCGGCAGGTGCTGTGGTTCCGCCGTGGGCTGCCGAGCAAGGCACGTGACTTCAATTGGCACCACGTCATCGGCTACTGGAGTCTCGTGCCGCTGGCCGTCATCGTCTGGTCGGGCGCCGTCATCGGCTACCCCTGGGCGAGCGACCTGACGTTCCGGATGGCAGGCGAAGCACCGCCTCCCCGTGCCGGACAAGGTGGACCGGCCCGGGCAGGCGAGCCATCTGCGCGGGGCCCGGGAGAGCGTTCGGCGCAGGGACTGGCGCCAGGTGCCGCTCGAGCGCCTGGTGAGCGCCCTGCTGGATCCGCCGATCGTCAGCCAGGCGAGTCGCGCACGTACCTCCCGCTGACGACGCTGCTCGATCGTGCGGCGGCACAGTCAACCGAGTGGACGATCCTGACCGCGCGCCTGCCGGCGCCGCACGACGGCGTGTTCCAGGTCACCGTGGACACCGGCACCGGCGCACAGCCACAGAAGAAGGGCACCCTGCAACTCGATCGCGCCACGGGTGAGACCAAGAAGTGGGAGCCGTTCGAGGCCCAGAGCAAGGGCCGCCAGTGGCGCTCGTGGATGCGCTTTGCGCACACGGGCGAGTACTACGGCCTGATCGGGCAGACGATCGCGTGCCTCGTCACCGCCGGCTCGGTGGTGCTGGCCTACACGGGCCTTGCACTCACGTGGCGCCGCCTCCGCGCCTGGCGCGCGCGCAAGCCCGCTGCGACACGCAAGGCCGCCTAG